The Leptodactylus fuscus isolate aLepFus1 chromosome 3, aLepFus1.hap2, whole genome shotgun sequence genome has a segment encoding these proteins:
- the WDR53 gene encoding WD repeat-containing protein 53, with amino-acid sequence MAAKWDSGHTNPVLSLAINKDKVVSSGAENGELTIWSEQGTPIGKLHLKGDEDVTGVTFSPVSSSKLYASHGETVAVLDIRALGEPVETFSVNKEEINCISVNETDSLLAAADDSGTVKVLDLQSKKVCRTLQRHTNICSAVAFRPHRPQSLISCGLDMQVMLWNVQKARPLWLTNLQHLAQDEEDLDLHQSPGQLFNPPLAHSLSVSSCGNVFCCGAEDGKIRSFRIAGTRFEEELCFKAHTQGVSQVSFIGQDPGQTLLLSGGNDGRVCVWNLGKDTVQPQKSHKPHHPKKAASKVKAKQMAEASPKVSSSLCIEHGEKVNWILGAELQGSKVVLVADPSNAISVYQLGEL; translated from the exons ATGGCTGCCAAATGGGACTCTGGTCATACCAATCCTGTGTTGAGCCTGGCAATCAACAAGGACAAAGTAGTTTCTTCTGGTGCCGAAAATGGAGAACTTACCATCTGGAGTGAGCAAGGAACGCCAATCGGCAAATTACACCTGAAGGGTGATGAAGATGTAACGGGAGTCACGTTTTCCCCAGTTTCTTCCTCTAAGCTTTATGCTTCTCATGGAGAGACTGTCGCTGTCCTGGACATCAGAGCATTAGGAGAACCAGTGGAGACATTCAGTGTCAACAAAGAAGAGATCAATTGTATTTCTGTCAATGAAACGGACAGTCTCCTAGCGGCGGCCGATGACTCTGGTACTGTGAAAGTCTTAGACCTACAGAGTAAGAAAGTCTGCCGAACCCTGCAGAGACATACTAACATCTGCTCAGCAGTTGCTTTCAGACCTCACCGGCCACAAAGCCTTATTTCATGTGGGCTTGATATGCAG GTGATGCTTTGGAATGTGCAAAAAGCAAGACCGCTATGGCTGACAAATCTGCAACACTTAGCTCAAGACGAAGAAGATCTGGATCTCCACCAGTCCCCGGGTCAGCTCTTTAATCCACCCCTGGCTCATTCACTTTCAGTATCTAGCTGTGGAAATGTGTTTTGCTGCGGTGCTGAGGACGGTAAAATCCGCTCATTTCGGATAGCAGGAACTCGTTTTGAGGAAGAACTTTGTTTTAAGGCTCACACTCAAGGTGTTTCCCAAGTCAGTTTTATAGGACAAGATCCCGGACAGACTTTGTTACTCTCTGGAGGCAATGACGGCAGAGTGTGTGTATGGAATCTCGGAAAAGACACTGTGCAACCTCAGAAATCACACAAACCTCACCACCCAAAGAAGGCGGCATCCAAAGTTAAAGCGAAACAAATGGCAGAGGCATCTCCAAAAGTTAGTTCAAGTCTCTGTattgaacatggagaaaaagTGAACTGGATTCTAGGAGCTGAACTTCAGGGGTCTAAAGTGGTGTTAGTTGCTGACCCTAGCAATGCCATATCCGTGTATCAGCTTGGTGAACTGTAG
- the FBXO45 gene encoding F-box/SPRY domain-containing protein 1 — MAAAAAPSAAPAVPPPPPPASGTGRLPSRVLELVFSYLDLSDLRSCGLVCKHWHRCLHGDENNDVWRSLCLRTVSEEALRTDVLCNLPTYKAKVRAFQHGFSSNDCSRNVFIKKNGFTLHRNPIAQSTDGARTKIGFSEGRHAWEVWWEGPLGTVAVIGIATKRAPMQCQGYVALLGSDDQSWGWNLVDNNLLHNGEVNGSFPQCNNAPKYQIGERIRVILDMEDKTLAFERGYEFLGVAFRGLPKTCLYPAVSAVYGNTEVTLVYLGKPLDG, encoded by the exons ATGGCGGCAGCGGCCGCTCCTTCTGCGGCTCCCGCTGtacctcctccaccacctcctgcTTCGGGTACGGGAAGATTACCGAGCCGTGTGCTGGAGCTGGTGTTCTCCTACCTGGACCTGTCAGACCTCCGGAGCTGCGGCCTGGTGTGTAAACACTGGCACCGCTGTCTACACGGGGATGAGAATAACGATGTGTGGAGGAGCCTGTGCTTGCGGACAGTCAGCGAGGAAGCTCTGCGCACTGACGTGCTCTGTAACCTACCCACATACAAGGCGAAG GTCCGAGCCTTCCAGCACGGCTTCAGCTCCAACGACTGCTCTAGAAATGTTTTTATTAAGAAGAATGGTTTTACTTTGCATCGGAATCCGATTGCTCAGAGCACTGATGGGGCACGCACCAAAATTGGCTTCAGTGAGGGGCGCCATGCCTGGGAAGTTTGGTGGGAAGGGCCACTTGGTACAGTGGCGGTTATTGGCATTGCAACAAAACGGGCTCCCATGCAGTGTCAGGGCTATGTAGCGCTCCTTGGAAGTGATGATCAGAGTTGGGGCTGGAATCTAGTTGATAATAACCTATTGCACAATGGAGAAGTCAATGGAAGTTTTCCACAGTGCAATAATGCTCCCAAGTATCAA ATAGGTGAAAGGATCAGAGTCATCTTGGACATGGAAGACAAGACCTTAGCCTTTGAGCGTGGCTATGAGTTTTTAGGAGTGGCTTTTAGGGGACTTCCAAAGACCTGTCTATATCCAGCAGTTTCTGCAGTGTATGGGAACACAGAAGTGACTTTGGTCTACTTAGGAAAGCCACTGGATGGATAA